Proteins encoded within one genomic window of Oncorhynchus nerka isolate Pitt River linkage group LG9b, Oner_Uvic_2.0, whole genome shotgun sequence:
- the elovl8a gene encoding ELOVL fatty acid elongase 8a, which produces MVRWFATIRSAICAFRSMSAAYERLGMATTWQKILLFYQGVLDNGDKRTDSWLLVYSPVPITCIFLCYLLLIWGGPKLMAQRQPVNLKPVLIMYNFAMVCLSAYMFYEFTASSWLANYSILCQPVDYNTSPLAMRMAKVCWWFYFSKVIELSDTLFFILRKKNSQLTFLHVYHHGTMIFNWWAGVKYVAGGQSFLIGLINSLVHVVMYLYYGLAALGPHMQQYLWWKRYLTSLQLLQFFIVTIHTSYNLFTDCDFPDSMNAVVFAYSLSLIVLFRNFYYQSYLTKKSKQT; this is translated from the exons ATGGTTAGATGGTTTGCGACCATCAGATCTGCAATTTGTGCATTCCGGTCGATGAGTGCAGCCTACGAA CGTTTAGGGATGGCCACAACATGGCAGAAAATCCTACTGTTCTACCAAGGGGTGCTAGATAATGGAG ACAAAAGAACTGACAGCTGGTTGCTGGTGTACTCACCTGTGCCCATCACTTGCATCTTCCTGTGCTACCTGCTCCTCATATGGGGGGGCCCCAAGCTGATGGCTCAGAGACAGCCAGTCAACCTCAAGCCTGTGCTCATCATGTACAACTTTGCTatggtctgcctgtctgcctataTGTTCTATGAG TTCACAGCGTCATCCTGGTTGGCAAACTATAGTATATTATGTCAGCCTGTGGACTACAACACCAGCCCACTGGCAATGCGG ATGGCCAAGGTCTGCTGGTGGTTCTACTTCTCCAAAGTCATCGAGCTCAGTGATACT CTTTTCTTCATCCTGAGGAAGAAGAACAGTCAGCTGACGTTCCTGCATGTCTACCACCACGGCACCATGATCTTCAACTGGTGGGCTGGGGTCAAATACGTGGCAGGAGGCCAGT ccttCCTTATAGGCCTTATCAACTCATTGGTGCACGTGGTGATGTATCTATACTATGGGCTGGCAGCGCTGGGGCCTCACATGCAGCAGTATCTGTGGTGGAAGCGCTACCTCACTTCCCTGCAGCTG CTCCAGTTCTTCATAGTGACCATCCACACCAGCTACAACCTGTTCACTGACTGCGACTTCCCAGACTCCATGAATGCTGTGGTGTTTGCCTACTCCCTCAGCCTCATCGTACTCTTCAGAAACTTCTACTATCAGAGCTACCTCACCAAGAAGAGCAAACAGACATGA
- the LOC115113941 gene encoding selenoprotein Pb-like, whose translation MMQGLLTLWLCAALPGLLCASPLLVEGDNDASKICKPAPHWEIKGHGAPMKELLGNVVVLALLKASUHFCRTQASKLGGLRDKLLRSNLTDVSFLIVNEREAQSRAMYWELKRRAPPGIPVYQQAPLQDDVWEALDGDKDDFLVYDRCGRLTFHIVLPYSFLHYPYIEAAVRATYHKDICGNCTVDSNTTSSAGWNSTRRNETLSRSEMRVNETLSSSEMRVNETDTTVRSIDADSVSHPVPSDGPQMLSEGGGNMSHIHHQHHQYPHHHQQQQHQHHHNHGSDADKQDSN comes from the exons ATGATGCAGGGTCTCTTGACTCTGTGGCTGTGTGCTGCTCTGCCAGGGCTCCTATGCGCATCGCCTCTGTTAGTAGAAGGGGACAATGATGCCTCCAAGATCTGCAAGCCTGCACCGCACTGGGAGATCAAGGGCCATGGGGCCCCCATGAAGGAGCTGCTGGGAAATGTAGTAGTTCTGGCTCTGCTGAAAGCAAGCTGACACTTTTGCCGCACACAGGCCTCCAA ACTAGGAGGCCTGCGTGACAAGCTGCTCCGCAGCAACCTGACAGACGTGTCGTTCCTCATCGTGAACGAGAGGGAGGCCCAGTCCAGAGCCATGTACTGGGAGCTGAAGAGGAGGGCCCCCCCGGGCATCCCTGTCTACCAACAGGCCCCGCTACAGGACGACGTCTGGGAGGCCTTGGATGGAGACAAGGACGACTTCCTGGTATATGACAG ATGTGGGAGACTGACGTTCCACATAGTCCTACCCTACAGCTTCCTCCACTACCCCTACATAGAGGCAGCGGTCAGAGCCACCTACCACAAGGACATCTGTGGCAACTGCACC gtggactccaacacAACCTCCTCAGCTGGGTGGAACAGCACTCGGAGAAACGAGACACTGAGCCGTTCAGAGATGCGTGTTAACGAGACACTGAGCAGTTCAGAGATGCGTGTTAACGAGACAGACACTACAGTGAGGTCCATTGATGCCGATTCCGTCAGCCACCCAGTTCCAAGTGATGGACCCCAGATGTTGTCTGAGGGGGGTGGTAACATGTCACACATACATCATCAGCATCATCagtacccccaccaccaccagcagcagcagcatcagcacCACCACAATCATGGGTCAGATGCAGATAAACAGGACTCAAATTAA